One genomic region from Paroceanicella profunda encodes:
- a CDS encoding GNAT family N-acetyltransferase: MIGSVSGSFRSLMPWEGPLLLAHLERLPKDDLRLRFCNLPKHDILQEYSSEPLRRDRQVIGWFRDGELRGTAELRFGPDDVEAALTVEPEFRCNGIGLMLLERARRRAQALGAKAIRIFTSQNNRPMIAVARKAGLNMSFEDGDAEGALALAPAPAAFWADLLGEEAGQIASVLYWPAAFARAEAGRKPKPTRDAAA; encoded by the coding sequence ATGATCGGTTCGGTTTCGGGCAGCTTCCGCTCCCTCATGCCCTGGGAGGGCCCGCTTCTGCTCGCGCATCTGGAGCGTTTGCCGAAGGATGACCTGCGCCTGCGCTTCTGCAACCTGCCCAAGCATGACATCCTGCAGGAATACTCCTCCGAGCCGCTGCGCCGGGACCGTCAGGTGATCGGCTGGTTCCGCGACGGCGAGTTGCGCGGCACGGCTGAACTGCGCTTCGGCCCGGATGACGTGGAGGCCGCCCTCACCGTGGAGCCGGAGTTCCGCTGCAACGGCATCGGGCTCATGTTGCTGGAGCGCGCGCGGCGCCGCGCGCAGGCGCTGGGCGCGAAGGCCATCCGCATCTTCACCAGCCAGAACAACCGGCCGATGATCGCCGTGGCGCGCAAGGCCGGGCTGAACATGAGCTTCGAGGACGGTGACGCGGAAGGCGCGCTGGCCCTCGCCCCGGCACCGGCGGCCTTCTGGGCCGACCTGCTGGGCGAGGAAGCGGGGCAGATCGCCTCCGTCCTCTACTGGCCCGCGGCCTTTGCCCGCGCCGAGGCCGGCCGCAAGCCGAAACCCACGCGCGACGCCGCCGCCTGA
- a CDS encoding MalY/PatB family protein, translated as MSFDFDTVVDRRGTHSAKWDNLEAIYGISPDEGLAMWVADMDFRAPDCVNEALAEAVRHGVYGYYGDDRSYREAITGWMARRHGWAVEKEWISTVHGLVAGTALCVQAWSEPGDSVILFTPVYHAFHKIIRANDREILQSPLKRVDGVYRMDLDTLATQLTGRERIVVLCSPHNPGGRVWSAEELRALAAFCAEHDLILVSDEVHHDLVLPGAKHTVAAVAAPEHLDRIVVMAATSKTFNLAGGMTGNVIISDPDLRAAFTARHQANGASPNRFGMIMAEAAYSGGDAWLDALLDYLAGNARIFDSAMNALPGVRTMPMQATYLSWVDFSGTGMTPEEFTRRVEKEAKVLPNHGAPFGNGGATWLRFNLATPRARVEEAAARISAAFADLQ; from the coding sequence ATGAGTTTTGATTTCGATACGGTCGTCGACCGGCGTGGCACCCATTCGGCGAAATGGGACAATCTCGAAGCCATCTATGGCATCTCGCCCGACGAGGGGCTGGCGATGTGGGTGGCGGACATGGACTTCCGCGCGCCCGACTGCGTGAACGAGGCGCTGGCCGAGGCGGTGCGCCACGGCGTCTACGGCTATTACGGCGATGACCGCTCCTACCGCGAGGCGATCACCGGCTGGATGGCGCGCCGGCACGGCTGGGCGGTGGAGAAGGAGTGGATCTCCACGGTGCACGGGCTGGTGGCGGGCACGGCGCTCTGCGTGCAGGCCTGGTCGGAGCCGGGCGACTCGGTGATCCTGTTCACCCCGGTCTACCACGCCTTCCACAAGATCATCCGCGCCAATGACCGCGAGATCCTGCAGTCGCCGCTCAAGCGCGTGGACGGGGTGTACCGCATGGACCTGGACACGCTGGCCACCCAGCTCACCGGGCGCGAGCGCATCGTGGTGCTGTGCTCGCCGCACAATCCGGGCGGGCGGGTGTGGTCGGCGGAGGAACTCCGCGCCCTCGCCGCGTTCTGCGCCGAGCACGATCTCATCCTGGTTTCCGACGAGGTGCACCATGACCTCGTCCTGCCCGGGGCGAAGCACACGGTGGCCGCCGTGGCGGCGCCCGAGCACCTCGACCGCATCGTGGTGATGGCCGCGACCTCGAAGACCTTCAACCTCGCCGGCGGCATGACCGGCAACGTGATCATCTCCGACCCGGACCTGCGCGCCGCCTTCACCGCCCGCCACCAGGCCAACGGCGCCTCGCCGAACCGCTTCGGCATGATCATGGCCGAGGCGGCCTATTCCGGGGGCGACGCCTGGCTGGACGCGCTGCTGGACTATCTTGCCGGCAACGCCCGGATCTTCGACAGCGCGATGAACGCCCTGCCCGGCGTGCGCACCATGCCGATGCAGGCCACCTACCTCTCCTGGGTGGACTTCTCGGGCACCGGCATGACGCCGGAGGAATTCACCCGCCGGGTGGAGAAGGAGGCGAAGGTGCTGCCCAACCACGGCGCGCCCTTCGGCAACGGCGGGGCCACCTGGCTGCGCTTCAACCTCGCCACGCCCCGAGCGCGGGTGGAGGAGGCCGCCGCGCGAATCTCCGCCGCCTTTGCCGATCTGCAGTGA
- the def gene encoding peptide deformylase: MSTRNILIHPDARLKKVCDPVSEVSPEMRSLAEDMLETMYDAPGVGLAAPQVGVLSRVFVMDCSGKDEAGDPMVLFNPEITWTSEEMNTHEEGCLSIPDIYEDVTRPALVRMSFLDMDGKLREKEFGGLWATCAQHELDHLDGRLFIDYLSALKRSMITSKMKKLKRSRA, translated from the coding sequence ATGAGCACGCGCAACATCCTCATCCATCCGGATGCCCGCCTGAAGAAGGTCTGCGACCCCGTTTCCGAGGTTTCCCCGGAGATGCGCAGCCTTGCCGAGGACATGCTGGAGACCATGTACGACGCCCCCGGCGTGGGTCTCGCCGCGCCGCAGGTGGGGGTGCTCTCCCGCGTGTTCGTGATGGATTGTTCCGGCAAGGACGAGGCCGGAGACCCGATGGTGCTGTTCAACCCCGAGATCACCTGGACCTCGGAGGAGATGAACACCCATGAGGAGGGCTGCCTCTCCATCCCCGACATCTATGAGGACGTGACCCGCCCCGCGCTGGTGCGCATGTCCTTCCTCGACATGGACGGCAAGCTGCGGGAGAAGGAGTTCGGCGGGCTCTGGGCCACCTGCGCCCAGCATGAGCTGGACCACCTCGACGGCCGGCTGTTCATCGATTATCTCAGCGCGCTGAAGCGCTCGATGATCACCTCGAAGATGAAGAAGCTGAAGCGGTCGCGGGCGTGA
- the def gene encoding peptide deformylase has product MIRPFLQWPDKRLRTPCAPVETVDDAVRATWEDMLDSMYAMPGVGLAACQIGVMLRLAVVDCSEARTSPIRMANPVVLHASVKPRSHVEASPNLPGIHAEVERPRAVTVGYMDETGAQVERDFVHLEATSVQHQIDHLDGLVYLDRLKPARRQMLLSKYMKARARAGRR; this is encoded by the coding sequence GTGATCCGCCCCTTCCTCCAGTGGCCCGACAAGCGCCTGCGCACCCCCTGCGCCCCGGTGGAGACGGTCGATGACGCGGTGCGCGCCACCTGGGAGGACATGCTGGACAGCATGTACGCGATGCCCGGCGTGGGGCTGGCGGCCTGCCAGATCGGCGTGATGCTGCGCCTGGCGGTGGTGGATTGTTCGGAGGCGCGCACCAGCCCCATCCGCATGGCGAACCCGGTTGTTCTGCACGCCTCGGTGAAGCCGCGCAGCCATGTGGAGGCCAGCCCCAACCTGCCCGGCATCCATGCCGAGGTGGAGCGCCCGCGCGCCGTCACCGTGGGCTACATGGACGAGACCGGCGCGCAGGTGGAGCGGGATTTCGTCCACCTGGAGGCCACCTCGGTGCAGCACCAGATCGACCACCTGGACGGGCTCGTCTACCTCGACCGGCTGAAGCCCGCGCGCCGGCAGATGCTGCTGTCGAAATACATGAAGGCCCGGGCCCGGGCCGGGAGGCGCTGA
- the fmt gene encoding methionyl-tRNA formyltransferase yields the protein MRLVFMGTPEFSVPVLDALVAAGHEVAAVYSQPPRPAGRGKKPRPSPVQARAEALGLPVRTPASFRDPAERAAFAALGAGIAVVVAYGLILPQAVLDAPARGCLNIHASLLPRWRGAAPIHRAVMAGDAETGVCIMQMEAGLDTGPVLLRAAVPIGAEETTGALQDRLSALGAQLIVEALAAPSLVPEPQPEAGVLYASKIDKAEARVDWARPAAEVDRLVRGLSPFPGAWGETGGERVKFLASRPAEGAGAPGTVLGSGPDGVIVACGAGAVCLTRLQRSGKGAMDAVDFLRGFPLPEGTRFV from the coding sequence ATGCGGCTGGTGTTCATGGGCACGCCGGAGTTCTCCGTGCCGGTGCTCGACGCGCTGGTGGCGGCGGGCCATGAGGTGGCGGCCGTCTACTCCCAGCCGCCGCGCCCGGCGGGCCGGGGCAAGAAGCCGCGCCCCTCGCCGGTGCAGGCGCGGGCCGAGGCGCTGGGCCTGCCCGTGCGCACCCCGGCCAGCTTCCGCGACCCGGCCGAGCGCGCGGCCTTCGCGGCGCTCGGCGCCGGGATCGCCGTGGTGGTGGCCTACGGGCTCATCCTGCCGCAGGCGGTGCTGGACGCCCCGGCGCGCGGCTGCCTGAACATCCACGCGAGCCTGCTGCCGCGCTGGCGTGGCGCCGCCCCCATCCACCGCGCGGTGATGGCCGGCGATGCCGAGACCGGCGTCTGCATCATGCAGATGGAAGCCGGGCTCGACACCGGCCCGGTGCTGCTGCGCGCCGCCGTGCCGATCGGGGCGGAGGAGACCACGGGCGCGCTGCAGGACCGGCTCTCCGCGCTGGGCGCGCAGCTCATCGTGGAGGCGCTGGCCGCACCCTCCCTGGTGCCCGAGCCGCAGCCGGAGGCGGGCGTGCTCTATGCCTCCAAGATCGACAAGGCCGAGGCGAGGGTGGACTGGGCACGCCCGGCCGCCGAGGTGGACCGCCTGGTCCGCGGCCTCTCGCCCTTTCCCGGCGCCTGGGGCGAGACCGGCGGCGAGCGGGTGAAATTCCTCGCCAGCCGGCCCGCCGAGGGCGCGGGCGCCCCGGGCACGGTGCTGGGCTCCGGCCCTGACGGGGTGATCGTGGCCTGCGGCGCAGGCGCTGTGTGCCTCACCCGCCTCCAGCGCTCCGGCAAGGGCGCCATGGACGCGGTGGACTTCCTGCGCGGCTTCCCGTTGCCCGAAGGCACGCGCTTCGTCTGA
- the rnhA gene encoding ribonuclease HI has product MPELFAYTDGACSGNPGPGGWGALLVARDGATVVKERELKGGEAQTTNNRMELMAAISALEALERPTVLTIITDSNYVKGGITSWMFGWKKNGWKTSDKKPVKNEDLWRRLDEAHKRHKVTWEWVKGHAGHPENERADELAREGMKPFKPARARG; this is encoded by the coding sequence ATGCCTGAACTCTTCGCCTATACCGACGGTGCCTGCTCCGGAAACCCCGGCCCCGGGGGCTGGGGCGCCCTGCTCGTGGCGCGCGACGGGGCCACGGTGGTCAAGGAACGCGAACTGAAGGGCGGCGAGGCCCAGACCACCAACAACCGCATGGAGCTGATGGCCGCGATCTCCGCGCTGGAGGCCCTGGAACGGCCCACCGTGCTCACCATCATCACCGACAGCAATTACGTGAAGGGCGGCATCACCTCCTGGATGTTCGGCTGGAAGAAGAACGGCTGGAAGACCTCGGACAAGAAGCCGGTGAAGAACGAGGACCTGTGGCGCCGGCTGGACGAGGCCCACAAGCGCCACAAGGTGACCTGGGAATGGGTGAAGGGCCACGCCGGCCACCCGGAGAACGAGCGCGCCGACGAACTGGCCCGCGAGGGCATGAAACCCTTCAAGCCCGCCCGCGCCCGGGGCTGA
- a CDS encoding GFA family protein, whose translation MTDSPSAPDTPAAAITGGCQCGAVRYTVTAAPLGMARCHCTTCQAQSASAFGLSLFVPTEGFALTGETRIFEVTADSGRLKHCHFCPACGTRVYHITAGGAPGVAVKGGTLDAGHGFRPVADFYTDRRLPWVAPIPGALDFPRDPGDMRAVFDAFSTTRFYDDTAATYADWSTPERVPGTLAGFLARFDAPCDLMDLGCGAGWAAAAMRAAGHRVTALDASPGLAAEAAARHGLSVRIARVERLADEAAFDGIWAHYSLQHAARAAMPDILARIARALHPGGRLLIGLQAGSEDRRDGLGRHYAYYRPEEMRTLLTDAGFTDIAIDSRPGKHYDGHPSENLTIEARRNA comes from the coding sequence ATGACCGACAGCCCCTCCGCCCCGGACACGCCCGCAGCAGCCATCACCGGAGGCTGCCAGTGCGGCGCCGTGCGCTACACCGTCACCGCCGCGCCGCTGGGCATGGCGCGCTGCCATTGCACCACCTGCCAGGCGCAGAGCGCCTCGGCCTTCGGCCTGTCGCTCTTCGTGCCCACGGAGGGCTTCGCGCTCACCGGAGAGACCCGCATCTTCGAGGTCACGGCGGATTCGGGCCGCCTGAAGCACTGTCATTTCTGCCCGGCCTGCGGCACGCGCGTCTATCACATCACCGCGGGTGGCGCGCCCGGCGTGGCGGTGAAGGGCGGCACGCTGGACGCGGGCCACGGCTTCCGCCCCGTGGCGGATTTCTACACCGACCGCCGGCTGCCCTGGGTCGCGCCCATCCCCGGCGCGCTGGACTTCCCGCGCGACCCGGGCGACATGCGCGCCGTGTTCGACGCCTTCAGCACCACCCGCTTCTATGACGACACCGCCGCCACCTATGCGGACTGGTCCACGCCCGAGCGGGTGCCCGGCACGCTGGCCGGCTTCCTCGCGCGCTTCGATGCGCCCTGCGACCTGATGGACCTGGGCTGCGGCGCCGGCTGGGCGGCGGCGGCCATGCGCGCGGCCGGCCACCGGGTGACCGCGCTTGACGCCTCGCCCGGCCTCGCCGCCGAGGCCGCCGCGCGCCACGGGCTCAGCGTGCGCATCGCGCGGGTGGAGCGCCTGGCCGACGAAGCCGCCTTCGACGGCATCTGGGCGCATTACAGCCTGCAGCACGCCGCCCGTGCCGCCATGCCGGACATCCTGGCGCGCATCGCCCGGGCGCTGCACCCCGGCGGCCGGCTGCTCATCGGCCTGCAGGCGGGAAGCGAGGACCGGCGCGACGGCCTCGGCCGCCACTACGCCTATTACCGGCCGGAGGAGATGCGCACCCTGCTCACCGACGCCGGTTTCACCGACATCGCCATCGACAGCCGCCCCGGAAAGCACTACGACGGCCACCCGTCCGAAAACCTGACCATCGAGGCCCGCCGCAATGCCTGA
- the ispH gene encoding 4-hydroxy-3-methylbut-2-enyl diphosphate reductase, producing the protein MPEPLMLYLAAPRGFCAGVDRAIRIVEMALEKWGAPVYVRHEIVHNRFVVDGLRAKGAVFVEDLEECPTDRPVVFSAHGVPKAVPAEAARREMLFVDATCPLVSKVHVEAERHHAAGLQMVMIGHAGHPETLGTMGQLPEGEVLLVETAEDVATLAPRDPGRLAFITQTTLSVDDTAGIVAALKARFPAIVGPHKEDICYATTNRQEAVKAVAPKIDALLVIGAPNSSNSRRLVEVGRRAGCAYSQLVQRATDIDWRALSGIRAVGITAGASAPEVLVNEVIDAFRARYDVTVELVETAQENVEFKVPRVLREKVA; encoded by the coding sequence ATGCCTGAGCCGCTCATGCTCTATCTCGCCGCCCCCCGCGGCTTCTGTGCCGGGGTCGACCGGGCCATCCGCATCGTCGAGATGGCGCTGGAGAAATGGGGCGCGCCGGTCTACGTGCGCCACGAGATCGTGCACAACCGCTTCGTCGTGGACGGGCTGCGCGCGAAGGGCGCCGTCTTCGTGGAAGACCTGGAGGAATGCCCGACGGACCGCCCGGTGGTGTTCTCCGCCCACGGCGTGCCGAAGGCCGTGCCGGCGGAGGCGGCGCGCCGCGAGATGCTCTTCGTCGATGCCACCTGCCCGCTCGTCTCCAAGGTTCATGTGGAGGCCGAGCGCCACCATGCCGCGGGCCTGCAGATGGTGATGATCGGCCATGCCGGCCACCCGGAGACCCTGGGCACCATGGGCCAGCTCCCCGAGGGCGAGGTGTTGCTGGTGGAGACCGCCGAAGACGTCGCCACCCTCGCCCCGCGCGACCCCGGGCGCCTCGCCTTCATCACCCAGACCACGCTTTCGGTGGACGATACCGCCGGCATCGTGGCGGCGCTGAAGGCGCGGTTCCCGGCCATCGTGGGCCCGCACAAGGAAGACATCTGCTACGCCACCACCAACCGTCAGGAAGCGGTGAAGGCCGTGGCGCCGAAGATCGACGCGCTGCTGGTGATCGGGGCGCCGAACTCCTCGAACTCCCGCCGGCTGGTGGAGGTGGGCAGGCGCGCCGGCTGCGCCTATTCCCAGCTCGTCCAGCGCGCCACCGACATCGACTGGCGCGCCCTCTCGGGCATCCGCGCCGTGGGCATCACCGCCGGGGCCAGCGCGCCGGAGGTGCTGGTGAACGAGGTGATCGACGCCTTCCGCGCCCGCTACGACGTGACGGTGGAACTGGTGGAAACCGCGCAGGAGAACGTGGAGTTCAAGGTGCCGAGGGTGCTGCGCGAGAAGGTCGCCTGA